The sequence TTTACGACTGCGGCGGATTAGAGCTGTTCGCGAGGCTCGACTCGATGACTAGGTAGTCACCGCCGTCGAGGAAAGCGCGCGCTCGAGGTCCGCCAGGAGATCGTCCGGGTCCTCGATGCCTATCGAGAGGCGGACCAGGCCGGGCGTCACTCCGTGCCGTTCGAGCAGCTCCGGGCCCAGCAGCTGATGGGTGGTCGTGCCGGGATGCGTTGCCAGGGAGGCGACGTCGCCCAGCGATACGGCCTGGGTGAAGAGCTCGAGGTTGTCGAGGAAGGCTCGCGCCGCCTCTCTGCCCCCGGCCACTTCTATCGAGACCATCCCGCCGTAGCCGTTCATCTGCCTGCTCGCGACCGCGTGTCCGGGATCTTCCGGAAGCCCCGGGTAGTAGACCTTCTCCACCGCCGGGTTCTCCTGCAACGCCCGTGCGATCGTCAGGGCGTTCTCGCAGTGGCGCTGCATCCGCAGCGGCAGGGTCTTGAGGCCGCGCATGAACAGGTAGGCCTCGAGCGGGCCGAGGACACCGCCCAGGTGCCTCAGCCCCTCCATCCGCACCTGGTGCATGAGTTCGGCCGACCCCACCGCCACTCCGCCGATGGCGTCGCCGTGGCCGCCCAGGTACTTGGTGGCCGAGTGGAGGACGACGTCGGCTCCGAACTCGAGCGGGCGCGTGATGTAGGGGGTGCAGAAGGTGTTGTCGACGACCGTCAGTACCCCGTGCTCCTTGGCGGTGGCCGAGACAGCGCCGAGGTCCCGCACTCTCAGCGTCGGGTTGGTGGGAGTCTCGAGGTAGAGGAGGGCCGGCCGCTCGGCGAGGACTTCGGGCAACTCCTCCTCGTCGACGATCACCACATCGACGCCGAAGCGGCTGAGGATGTCGAGGTAAAGTCCCTCGGTTCCGCCGTAGAGCGGACCCAGGAGGAGGACTCGTGAGCCGGGTTCGAGCAGGGTGATCGCCAGGGCGCTCACCGCTGCCATGCCGCTCGAGAAGGCGACCGCGTCCTGTGCCCCCTCCAGGTCGGCGACGGCCAACTCGAACGCGCGAGTGGTCGGGTTGCCGATTCGGCTGTAGACGTAGCCGTCCTCCTCTCCTGCGAAGAGGCGCTCGCCGCGGTCGAACGAACCGTAGGCGAAGGTGGACGTCTGGTAGAGGGGAGTGATGTGAGCTCCGGACCGGCTTCGGGCTCATCGTCGCAATCGGTGCGCAGAACGTGTTCGTGTTGCGCCAGGGGTTGGCGCGTCGCCATGCGTTGGCCGTGGCGATCACGGCGACCCTCTGCGACGTCGCCCTGATCAGCTCGGGTGTGGCGGGAATAGGGAGCCTCATCGCGGGCACCCCCTGGCTGGCGGAGACCGCGGCGGTCGGAGGCGCCCTCTTCCTCATCGCCTACGGGATTCTGGCGCTCCGCCGAGCGTTGCGGCCCCTGCCGCCAGAACCGTCCCCGGAATCGGCCGCGCTCCCGACCGCCCGCGCAGCCGTCGGAGCGACACTGGCGGTGTCGCTCCTCAACCCGCACGTCTACCTCGACACCGTGGTCCTGCTGGGCGGGATCGGGAGTCAGCTCCCCCCCGGAGAGCGGGGCCTGTTCACGTTAGGGGCGGTGCTCGCCTCCACCCTCTGGTTCTTCGGACTGGCGCTCGGGGCCAGGGCCCTCGCGCCACTCTTCAGCCGGCCGCTCGCGATTCGACTCGTCGACGGCTTCGTCGCGCTCGTGATGTTCG comes from Trueperaceae bacterium and encodes:
- a CDS encoding LysE family transporter, with amino-acid sequence MGAQNVFVLRQGLARRHALAVAITATLCDVALISSGVAGIGSLIAGTPWLAETAAVGGALFLIAYGILALRRALRPLPPEPSPESAALPTARAAVGATLAVSLLNPHVYLDTVVLLGGIGSQLPPGERGLFTLGAVLASTLWFFGLALGARALAPLFSRPLAIRLVDGFVALVMFGVAVALLAGLGQ